A genomic window from Halogeometricum sp. S3BR5-2 includes:
- a CDS encoding DUF7526 family protein, with amino-acid sequence MTEEIQGEVLHVVPPNELGEHDLTSSLQELAESRYVIVVRKGGHPSLLQLLWAFVRRQPLEAVTVVTAHPYEEGDEVTLRVEDTELAGVYVAEHSK; translated from the coding sequence GTGACCGAGGAAATTCAGGGCGAAGTCCTGCACGTCGTCCCTCCAAACGAGTTGGGCGAGCACGATTTGACGTCCAGTCTGCAGGAGTTGGCCGAGTCGCGCTACGTCATCGTCGTCCGGAAAGGGGGCCATCCCTCGCTCCTGCAACTTCTCTGGGCGTTCGTTCGTCGCCAGCCTCTCGAGGCAGTGACTGTCGTCACTGCGCACCCTTACGAAGAAGGTGACGAGGTGACGTTGCGGGTCGAGGACACGGAGCTAGCTGGCGTCTACGTCGCGGAACACTCGAAGTGA
- a CDS encoding DUF5684 domain-containing protein has product MVPLEVSTVPLQGSDTGGIGLLLFQLVLAVIQIAGMWAVFEKAGRAGWKAIIPIYNFYVMLQIGKNAWWWLVLVFVPIVNIYALYKIHAGVARFFGRGIGFGLGLTFLGIIFYPLLGFGDYQPRQSGGLA; this is encoded by the coding sequence ATGGTCCCACTCGAAGTGTCGACAGTCCCGCTTCAGGGCAGTGATACCGGTGGTATCGGACTTCTCCTGTTCCAGTTGGTACTCGCCGTGATTCAAATTGCCGGGATGTGGGCGGTATTCGAGAAAGCCGGCCGCGCGGGATGGAAGGCGATCATCCCGATATACAACTTCTACGTCATGCTTCAGATCGGGAAGAACGCGTGGTGGTGGTTGGTGCTCGTATTCGTGCCGATAGTGAACATTTACGCGCTGTACAAAATCCACGCCGGAGTGGCCCGATTCTTCGGGCGAGGCATCGGCTTTGGGCTTGGACTCACGTTCCTCGGCATCATCTTCTACCCACTCTTGGGCTTCGGTGACTATCAGCCCCGCCAGTCCGGTGGGCTGGCGTGA
- a CDS encoding nucleotidyltransferase domain-containing protein gives MVTFGSQITGEATDASDLDIAVKFSDDLSSSERFEERCFLSGDLQQERWPFIDISDIETLPLDVAHDPVNGTLVCGDEHAFGRFKETIEATFDDQRDDLRRQQRAVISDTTGTRTEFGVLLESLYRFGHARSICQWEISTPIFDIRSELSDSSSSRSS, from the coding sequence GTGGTCACGTTTGGGTCTCAGATCACGGGAGAAGCGACTGACGCATCCGATCTCGATATCGCCGTCAAATTCTCTGACGATCTCTCGAGCAGCGAACGATTCGAAGAGCGGTGTTTCCTGTCGGGAGACCTCCAACAAGAGAGATGGCCATTTATCGACATCTCTGACATTGAAACGCTTCCTCTCGACGTCGCACACGACCCCGTCAACGGAACACTCGTCTGCGGTGACGAGCACGCGTTTGGACGGTTCAAGGAAACTATCGAAGCGACGTTCGATGACCAACGTGATGACCTTCGCCGACAGCAACGTGCTGTGATTTCGGATACGACGGGTACGAGGACGGAGTTCGGCGTTCTGTTGGAAAGCTTATATCGGTTCGGCCACGCAAGGAGCATATGTCAATGGGAAATCAGTACTCCGATCTTCGATATCCGCTCGGAGTTGTCGGACTCATCATCGTCTCGCTCTTCCTGA
- a CDS encoding formate/nitrite transporter family protein: MSDESEDSPPVVRSQDRAASGVPAAGWALGDRFSWDEIHQRLLASADEEIDSTLSELFFSGFTAGFAIVLTFIGYTVGTATFPNNRFLAAVLYPIGFMYIILGRYELYTETTLPPVKLVLTRLASLPLLLRMWSVVLLANVIGAAFGAFILANTHVLTPAEMEVGAEFLQHGLELGWWDLFFKALFAGWLVAGVVWLHTAVQDTISRVVITYLVFFTIPVLGLYHVVSSGAEALFVMFLKTPSPGVLTLIYEFWLPILLGNTTGGVVLVALASYAQAERRRYPEIRVLSTREMLFSLKGGRPFETPRPGIQLPENGGGPEEESDTSR; the protein is encoded by the coding sequence ATGAGCGACGAATCCGAGGACTCGCCACCAGTCGTCCGGTCCCAGGACCGGGCTGCTTCCGGCGTCCCGGCAGCGGGCTGGGCACTCGGCGATCGCTTCTCATGGGATGAAATCCATCAACGGCTACTTGCGTCCGCCGATGAGGAAATCGACAGCACGCTCTCGGAACTGTTTTTCAGCGGTTTCACCGCCGGCTTCGCGATCGTCTTGACGTTCATCGGCTACACGGTCGGGACCGCGACGTTCCCAAACAATAGATTCCTCGCCGCAGTGCTGTATCCGATCGGGTTCATGTACATCATTCTCGGACGGTACGAACTGTACACCGAGACCACTCTCCCACCTGTCAAGCTAGTCCTAACCCGGTTGGCCAGTCTCCCCTTGCTATTACGCATGTGGAGCGTCGTCCTGCTGGCGAATGTCATCGGTGCCGCGTTCGGCGCGTTCATCCTCGCAAACACGCACGTACTTACGCCGGCAGAGATGGAGGTCGGAGCCGAATTCCTCCAGCACGGCCTCGAACTGGGCTGGTGGGACCTGTTCTTCAAGGCCCTGTTCGCGGGGTGGCTTGTTGCTGGCGTGGTGTGGCTCCATACGGCTGTGCAAGATACAATTTCGCGTGTCGTAATCACTTATCTCGTCTTCTTCACGATTCCCGTCCTCGGCCTGTACCACGTCGTGAGTTCAGGCGCTGAAGCACTCTTCGTCATGTTCCTCAAGACGCCGAGTCCGGGGGTACTCACCCTGATTTACGAGTTCTGGCTTCCGATTTTGCTTGGCAACACGACTGGTGGCGTCGTATTGGTCGCGCTCGCGAGCTACGCGCAAGCCGAGAGACGCCGGTATCCGGAGATTCGGGTTCTGTCGACCCGGGAGATGCTGTTTAGTTTGAAAGGCGGTCGCCCGTTCGAAACGCCGAGACCGGGCATCCAGTTACCGGAAAACGGTGGTGGACCCGAGGAGGAATCCGACACAAGTAGGTGA
- a CDS encoding potassium channel family protein, which produces MVATYPILSLLVIFALSLLIVRIGSIALEMTGLSPDVASFQATSAFSGAGYTTEEAEQAVTTAGRRKTVKALIRLGSIGLLGAISSLVLSFTRTGGGNLLNLLYILGGAGVIILFARSRWFNRLVTPFIEWTLSKTTELEVTDYAQLLGLRREYRVAEVEISAGDWLAEKTITELDLPGEGVSILGIRRDDSYIGAPQPDVKVKPGDTLVLYGKQDRLKELSGRLSGDTKARGDAVEDHEETLEEQKQLIEQ; this is translated from the coding sequence ATGGTTGCCACGTATCCAATACTGTCACTACTGGTCATCTTCGCACTCTCATTGTTGATTGTGCGTATTGGTTCAATTGCGCTGGAGATGACGGGCCTCTCACCAGATGTGGCCTCCTTCCAAGCTACGTCGGCATTTTCTGGGGCTGGATATACGACCGAAGAGGCTGAACAGGCCGTCACCACGGCAGGCCGCCGCAAAACCGTGAAGGCGCTTATTCGGCTTGGCAGTATCGGACTCCTCGGTGCAATTTCGTCGCTTGTCCTTTCGTTCACCCGTACTGGTGGCGGAAACCTGCTGAACTTGTTGTACATTCTCGGTGGTGCCGGTGTGATTATTCTGTTCGCACGGAGTCGGTGGTTCAACCGACTCGTTACGCCATTCATCGAGTGGACACTTAGCAAGACGACAGAGTTGGAGGTCACGGATTATGCCCAATTACTTGGGTTACGACGCGAGTATCGTGTGGCAGAGGTAGAAATCAGCGCGGGTGATTGGCTGGCAGAGAAGACTATTACTGAGTTGGATTTACCAGGTGAAGGTGTGTCGATACTCGGCATCCGCCGGGACGACTCATACATAGGTGCGCCACAACCAGATGTGAAGGTAAAACCGGGAGACACACTTGTCCTCTATGGGAAACAAGACCGTCTAAAAGAATTGTCAGGACGTCTTAGTGGAGATACAAAAGCCCGAGGGGATGCTGTTGAAGACCATGAAGAAACACTTGAAGAGCAAAAACAACTCATCGAGCAATAA
- a CDS encoding RNA-guided endonuclease InsQ/TnpB family protein: MEVKRTIPVELSVPDDREDDLHQTIEQFNHACNYTVQHGRNDDGYLILNKSTIHDEVYHDLRDETDLPANLCVRAYSKAVEAMKSTIADWKKGNSRPLPRFNESSAVYDKRTLTIKDRSATLSTINGRVAVEYVLGDYQKSYLDDDDYEKRMGTLHYREDDETFYLHIVIKKETEERDGDKVLGVDLNLKNVAVTSTGSFYDGGELLWGQNHYFRVRRSLQHKGTRSAKQVLRRLSGRENRFVLNRLHTISRRIVEEADIHDCSYIAVERLTHIRERMDSRNDQVKRQMHNWAFRELQDMLAYKASEYGIHVEQIPPAFTSQTCSKCGHQSSTNRNSDGWFECNECGYSVDGDYNASKNIGQKLLTLPEGKRPSGLGDGHLALKSGMLNGNGDYAAYDVSSSDRESTDKPTTSVVGR; this comes from the coding sequence ATGGAGGTCAAACGAACCATTCCGGTCGAACTCTCGGTTCCAGATGACCGAGAGGACGACCTCCATCAGACCATCGAGCAGTTCAACCACGCTTGCAACTACACCGTCCAACACGGTCGCAACGACGACGGCTACCTCATCCTCAACAAGTCCACCATACACGACGAGGTGTATCACGACTTGCGAGACGAGACAGACCTACCCGCGAACCTCTGCGTTCGAGCCTACTCGAAAGCCGTCGAAGCGATGAAATCCACCATCGCTGACTGGAAAAAGGGGAACAGCCGACCACTCCCACGGTTCAACGAATCGTCAGCAGTCTACGATAAACGGACGTTGACTATCAAGGACAGGTCGGCCACCCTCTCCACCATCAACGGTCGGGTCGCCGTAGAGTACGTTCTCGGTGACTACCAGAAGTCCTACCTCGATGATGACGACTACGAGAAGCGGATGGGAACGCTCCACTACCGCGAGGACGACGAAACGTTCTACCTCCACATCGTCATCAAGAAAGAGACCGAAGAACGCGACGGTGACAAAGTGTTGGGTGTGGACTTGAACCTGAAGAACGTCGCCGTAACGAGTACGGGGTCGTTCTACGATGGTGGTGAACTATTGTGGGGTCAGAACCACTACTTCCGCGTGCGTCGAAGCCTTCAGCACAAAGGCACTCGCTCCGCCAAGCAGGTACTCCGGCGACTGTCGGGGCGAGAAAACCGCTTCGTGCTGAATCGCCTGCACACGATTTCTCGACGCATCGTGGAAGAGGCAGACATCCACGACTGTTCGTACATCGCCGTCGAACGCCTGACCCACATCCGCGAGCGGATGGACAGTCGGAACGACCAAGTGAAGCGTCAGATGCACAACTGGGCGTTCCGCGAACTCCAAGACATGCTCGCGTACAAGGCTAGCGAGTACGGTATCCACGTTGAACAGATACCGCCCGCGTTTACGAGTCAGACCTGCTCGAAGTGCGGGCATCAATCCAGTACGAATCGTAATTCGGACGGGTGGTTCGAGTGTAACGAGTGTGGGTACTCAGTTGATGGCGACTACAACGCTTCCAAGAACATCGGTCAGAAACTGCTAACTTTACCAGAGGGCAAACGTCCCTCTGGGTTGGGCGACGGTCATCTCGCCCTCAAATCCGGGATGCTGAACGGGAATGGCGATTACGCCGCCTACGACGTTTCGTCGTCAGACCGGGAGTCCACGGACAAGCCCACGACTTCAGTCGTGGGTCGATGA
- a CDS encoding xanthine dehydrogenase family protein molybdopterin-binding subunit has product MSEQTRTPPAESSVSDRDERRASAPGDVGDSVEKVDGRGLVTGKAAYTDDVVADDALAGKVLYSPHAHATVRDIDTSEAASMEGVRAVVTRTADFPHRYCRQGVPHPQPAPYDEGGNDPTVRFVGDPVAAVAADTDDIAAAALDAIEVEYEVHDHVLAPEEAMAPEAPTLHDEDEYENPQPGCDRDRNVVAEVESSEGNVDAAFAEADIVVEGEYSTQTVQHAQLEPNATIAWIDDRDRLVLRTSTQTPHLVRDNVARAFGLPRAKVKVVKPRVGGGFGGKQDTLPTQYYCAALARKADAKVRLVTSREEDLYATHCRHAMDITVKTAVTEDGELTAMDVDITSNTGAYGNHALTVLSNGGHEPLSVYDLENRRFTGRAVYTNITPAAAMRGYGSPQGAFAVESHIDEVAEAVGIPPLELRRRNIVHDGLKAFDPGFSESKRPFAAIGLEECIDEATADADWRDEPRTVETEDGRYARGFGIGLAMHKSGVAGDEFAGAEITIEDDGTATLRVGVGDIGQGADTTMAQIASGVLGIPTSDIHVQSDDTDATPWDNGAYGSSTTYVSGTAVRRAAEEAAEKLCDAATDYLEDSRESLALSEGAITGPSGDQIRVADLAERIFTGIDGRKKRIIGHGDAAPELSPKPFAAQVAEVEVDLETGDFEVMQLVSAADVGYAIHPENCRGQVIGAAVMGYGQAVSEAVTWDEDGRPEVTTLREYESPRATDIPARTTGILVEPYEPSGPFGAKSVGETCNIAPPAAVANAVRNACGVRVVDLPVTAEKIASGLRRTE; this is encoded by the coding sequence ATGAGTGAGCAGACCCGGACGCCGCCCGCGGAGAGTAGCGTGAGCGACCGCGACGAGAGACGAGCGTCGGCCCCGGGCGACGTCGGCGACAGCGTCGAGAAGGTCGACGGTCGCGGACTCGTCACCGGAAAGGCGGCCTACACGGACGATGTGGTGGCCGACGACGCACTCGCGGGGAAGGTCCTGTACAGCCCACACGCTCACGCGACCGTCCGCGACATCGATACGTCCGAGGCAGCGTCGATGGAGGGCGTCCGCGCCGTCGTCACCCGAACAGCGGACTTTCCCCACCGCTACTGCAGGCAGGGCGTCCCGCACCCGCAGCCGGCACCGTACGACGAGGGAGGAAACGACCCGACGGTTCGATTCGTCGGCGACCCCGTGGCGGCAGTGGCCGCCGACACCGACGACATCGCGGCCGCGGCACTCGACGCCATCGAGGTCGAGTACGAGGTGCACGACCACGTCCTCGCGCCCGAGGAGGCGATGGCACCGGAGGCACCGACGCTTCACGACGAAGACGAGTACGAGAACCCACAACCCGGCTGTGACCGCGACCGGAACGTGGTCGCCGAGGTCGAATCGAGCGAGGGAAACGTGGACGCCGCCTTCGCCGAGGCCGATATCGTCGTCGAGGGCGAGTACTCGACGCAGACCGTTCAGCACGCCCAGTTGGAGCCGAACGCCACTATCGCGTGGATAGACGACCGCGACCGCCTCGTCCTCCGCACCAGCACGCAGACGCCTCATCTCGTCCGCGACAACGTCGCACGCGCGTTCGGCCTGCCGCGAGCGAAGGTGAAAGTGGTAAAGCCACGCGTCGGCGGGGGATTCGGCGGGAAGCAGGACACGCTCCCGACGCAGTACTACTGTGCGGCACTCGCGCGGAAGGCCGACGCGAAGGTTCGGCTCGTCACGTCGAGGGAAGAAGACCTGTACGCGACTCACTGCCGGCACGCGATGGATATCACCGTCAAAACGGCCGTCACCGAGGACGGGGAACTCACGGCGATGGACGTGGACATTACGTCGAACACGGGCGCGTACGGAAACCACGCATTGACCGTACTGTCGAACGGCGGGCACGAACCGCTGTCCGTGTACGACCTCGAAAACCGGCGATTCACCGGGCGCGCCGTCTACACCAATATCACGCCCGCCGCCGCGATGCGCGGGTACGGGTCGCCGCAGGGCGCGTTCGCCGTCGAGAGTCACATCGACGAAGTGGCCGAAGCGGTCGGAATACCGCCGCTCGAACTCAGACGGCGGAACATCGTCCACGACGGTCTGAAGGCGTTCGACCCCGGATTCTCCGAGAGCAAGCGTCCCTTCGCCGCCATCGGACTCGAAGAGTGTATCGACGAGGCGACCGCGGACGCCGACTGGCGCGACGAACCGCGAACGGTCGAGACGGAGGACGGGCGGTACGCTCGCGGATTCGGTATCGGACTCGCGATGCACAAATCCGGTGTCGCAGGCGACGAGTTCGCCGGTGCGGAGATAACCATCGAGGACGACGGCACCGCGACGCTTCGGGTCGGCGTCGGCGACATCGGACAAGGTGCCGACACGACGATGGCGCAGATCGCTTCGGGCGTCCTCGGTATCCCGACGAGCGACATCCACGTCCAGAGCGACGACACGGACGCGACGCCCTGGGACAACGGCGCCTACGGCTCCTCGACGACGTACGTCTCCGGAACGGCGGTCCGACGCGCCGCGGAAGAAGCCGCCGAGAAACTGTGCGACGCCGCGACCGACTACCTCGAGGATAGCCGCGAGTCGCTCGCGCTCTCGGAAGGGGCCATCACCGGTCCGTCCGGCGACCAGATTCGAGTCGCCGACCTCGCGGAACGCATCTTCACCGGTATCGATGGGCGGAAGAAACGAATCATCGGCCACGGCGACGCCGCGCCGGAACTCTCGCCGAAACCGTTCGCCGCACAGGTCGCGGAGGTCGAAGTCGACCTGGAGACGGGCGATTTCGAGGTGATGCAACTGGTCAGCGCCGCCGACGTCGGCTACGCCATCCACCCCGAGAACTGCCGCGGACAAGTCATCGGTGCCGCCGTCATGGGATACGGACAGGCGGTATCCGAAGCGGTCACGTGGGACGAGGACGGCCGCCCCGAAGTGACGACGCTTCGGGAGTACGAGTCTCCCCGAGCCACGGACATCCCCGCGCGAACGACGGGCATCCTCGTCGAACCGTACGAACCGTCCGGCCCGTTCGGCGCGAAGAGCGTCGGGGAGACGTGTAACATCGCCCCGCCGGCCGCCGTCGCGAACGCCGTTCGCAACGCCTGCGGCGTGCGCGTGGTCGACCTCCCCGTGACCGCCGAGAAAATCGCGTCGGGGCTACGCCGAACCGAGTAA